A single region of the Plasmodium reichenowi strain SY57 chromosome 9, whole genome shotgun sequence genome encodes:
- a CDS encoding hypothetical protein (conserved Plasmodium protein, unknown function), with protein MNILRNYVKKKYIRTKYRLCVIDRRYKLFSSGIPLVLLLSLTISIGTFLIDFQYMIRNKREQNINIRENKLAEEKNKLLKILSDYDCNNYENIPIKKE; from the coding sequence atgaacatattaagaaattatgttaagaagaaatatataagaacTAAATATAGACTATGTGTTATTGATAgaagatataaattattttcttctgGTATTCCTTTAGTTTTGTTATTGTCTTTAACAATAAGTATAGGGACCTTTTTAATAGATTTTCAATATATGATTAGAAATAAAAGAGAAcaaaacataaatataagagaaaataaattagctgaggaaaaaaataaattattaaaaatattgagTGATTATGATTGTAAcaattatgaaaatatacctattaaaaaagaatag
- a CDS encoding hypothetical protein (conserved Plasmodium protein, unknown function), translated as MSLLKIVFVFTSLWFSYCYSYMNIKRYPNKVLNSSESKFYDHNFDKNYILNNLFKRNKLYYIYPKQNLLIKNTQIYNVPRAKTAISLFKDINMSNFFPGFKTIFNTKFLFDPLYSSHKDIIIKNIKTIQLLQQGNYVKSIFIFGASCFTIFIITKLLLMLRNFFQNQYKMISEQEIELMGKYENPHIEFKD; from the exons atgagCTTACTTAAAATTGTATTTGTTTTTACGTCACTTTGGTTTTCTTATTGTTATtcatatatgaatattaaGAGATATCCAAATAAAGTTTTGAATTCAAGTGAATCAAAATTTTATGATCATAACTTTGATAAAAACTATATCCTAAATAATTTGTTCAAAAGAAATAAGTTGTATTACATATATCCTA AACAAAATCTATTAATCAAGAATACACAAATTTACAATGTACCAAGGGCAAAAACAGCCATTTCCCTCTTTAAAg atataaatatgtctaatttttttcctgGTTTTAAGACCATCTTTAACACGAA ATTTTTATTTGACCCTTTGTACAGTTCGCATAAAgatattatcataaaaaatataaagacCATACAATTATTGCAACA AGGTAATTACGTAAAAAGTATTTTCATATTTGGGGCCTCCTGttttacaatttttattataaccAAACTACTTTTAATGCTCAGAAATTTTTTCCAGAATCAATATAAAATG ATAAGTGAACAAGAAATAGAGCTTATGggaaaatatgaaaatcCACATATTGAATTTAAAGAttaa
- a CDS encoding procollagen lysine 5-dioxygenase, putative, with amino-acid sequence MSKDEKKIIEVLKEKIEKTKLHVLTFATHEQGYFKTLKESCKILNIDLKVLGMGIKWKGFIEKLIKVKEYLKLCNDKDIILFVDGFDTFFVQPANVIIERYLMNYDNFFVCTSEGAYSSNILFLRIIEKMHLVFHNSIFKYNDNIEWDSLHIKEKYKDFNFFHNNLNLLNSGGWISNVFLAKKILQYIPSFIDNDQVFLTNLYLDCNYLLKLQEKQSLNDTHSKRDLNFDPQNNLKYYNKIIIDNHNIIFHLFRGKRNLMLLDYGDCVNHFPFKPLINIYNIQGDEQIKKNNDINGINGINGVNDINGVNDINGINGINGINDINGINSMNDINDVNDTNEYLHEQNSQNQYLHEQNSQNQYLHEQNSQMNSQNNKINWKNRIYIFFMKKFFGKNDNYNNDGSLKKIEIVKESNKDRNEWKKKRTILDNVYMGNTIRKIGQIENTFNYSIIDMHTHTSPCILHMHCLRNVDNIIHKMGLKNKYTSTWYSRIWYLFYSLKGTLNFNYFSLLFSTTVGFISFFLIYIKYVLQILIYIDNNFRTNKMLCLNKMMFLLNDIEFSCVFTFILSILYWTFYIFNKSI; translated from the coding sequence atgtccaaagatgaaaaaaaaataatagagGTTCTAAAGgaaaaaattgaaaagACCAAATTACACGTTTTAACGTTTGCTACTCATGAACAAGGCTATTTCAAAACCTTAAAAGAAAGTTGcaaaattttaaatatcGATTTAAAGGTATTAGGAATGGGAATAAAATGGAAAGGTTTTATAGAGAAATTGATTAAGgtaaaagaatatttaaaattatgtaACGATAAAGATATAATCCTTTTTGTAGATGGTTTTGATACATTTTTTGTTCAACCAGCAAATGTAATTATTGAAAGATATCTTATGAATTATGacaatttttttgtttgtaCTAGTGAAGGTGCATATTCAAGtaatatcctttttttacgtattattgaaaaaatGCATTTGGTTTTTCACAATagtatttttaaatataatgataatatcGAATGGGATTCTTTACacataaaagaaaaatacaAAGATTTCAacttttttcataataatttaaatcTATTAAATTCAGGTGGTTGGATAAGCAATGTTTTCTTagcaaaaaaaattctaCAATATATACCTTCCTTTATTGATAATGATCAAGTGTTTTTAACAAACCTATATTTGGAttgtaattatttattgaaATTACAAGAAAAACAATCATTAAATGATACACATAGTAAAAGAGATTTAAATTTTGATCCTCAAAATaatttgaaatattataataaaattataattgataatcataatatCATTTTCCATTTATTCAGAGGTAAACGTAATTTAATGTTGCTAGATTATGGTGACTGTGTAAATCACTTCCCTTTTAAACCTTtgattaatatatataatattcaagGAGATgaacaaattaaaaaaaataatgatataaatgGTATAAATGGTATAAATGGTgtaaatgatataaatggtgtaaatgatataaatgGTATAAATGGTATAAATGgtataaatgatataaatgGTATAAATAGTATGaatgatataaatgatgTAAATGATACAAATGAATATTTGCATGAACAAAATAGCCAAAATCAATATTTGCATGAACAAAATAGCCAAAATCAATATTTACATGAACAAAATAGCCAAATGAATtcacaaaataataaaataaattggAAAAATcggatatatatattttttatgaaaaaattttttgGAAAGAAcgataattataataatgatggttctttgaaaaaaatagaaattGTAAAAGAAAGCAACAAGGATAGAAATGAATGGAAGAAGAAAAGAACAATTTTAGATAACGTATACATGGGAAATACGATAAGAAAGATTGGACAAATTGAAAATACCTTTAATTATTCTATAATTGATATGCACACACACACTTCGCCTTGCATTCTTCATATGCATTGTCTTAGAAATgttgataatataattcataAGATGGGTTTGAAAAATAAGTATACATCTACTTGGTATAGTCGTATTTggtatttattttatagtTTAAAAGGTACGTTAAATTTCAATTATTTTAGTCTATTGTTTTCAACAACGGTTGgttttatatctttttttttaatttatataaaatatgttttacaaattttaatatatatagataataatttcaGAACTAATAAAATGCTTTGTTTAAACAAAATGATGTTTTTATTGAATGATATTGAATTCTCTTGTGTCTtcacatttatattatctatattgTATTGgacattttatatatttaacaaATCTATATGA
- a CDS encoding hypothetical protein (conserved Plasmodium protein, unknown function): MIFFYPSLNFYLFLFISIIEFTLLYSREVNKWRGAIFTTHKPSSSVYNKRNKYKKLYILCKYNYLKNVKSKKKKFYVEKIKDFVSLIGGEVKINHGTFKDCHGVILDIKKTEKDEYEFLVVINQNELVKYPKNILKKFGKSYWFNIKELQIQKIKNSFFNNYNNFYNKKEQPQNKQENNLNNIKEQLNNIHENLLLQYGHEINGDDFFMDPLDDFTSKGDAQPNIDLPINKDIEMDGDKNICEDINKDIEMDGDKNVCEDINKDIEMDGDKNICEDTNKDIEMDGDKNVCEDINKDIEMDGDKNICEDTNKDIEMDGDKNICEDIHKDILTHNDKLVKYSCNYEIKKKKKEKKSCEEIFPNEEMSDLESLKNCYMKGDRIQLRSNFCHSIIKKIEKNYIYEDLLNIYKEKRHVSNMVVCFYILKQLVKIYNFEKDDKYFHDLFLKKVIHNNIFETILLDIKYFLEKKEIYRVVDKTWLLWILIKLNIHKEEKYKEIFQHILCYLVEYIHFDILKKLNTKSLCAILWSLAKCSYFNFKIYKKILYFLQKYISILTCHDISNIYYSLSLVNYKDNFFFDLLDKEIEKKINKFPIQSLMNIIWAMTKSKRNNSSFKLIKDKLLFFSTNLDIRNISLFLWCLNKNHYYKVNINFKGKNFEHLNIKQAMQLLIFFNYNKNKYVEYLKYVLNFLLQNIHVLNNQEICFLTYSLVKLNLLKKTFPKIKEHILQRNIKYFNIIDINMLILSLNNSNIYDKSLLTYLLQSLRNILNQNIHRTINNNHNNNNNNNSHNDLLLKKTFKEKENCTNLNFIMKNLSEMKIYDQTILLKYVFFYSNNIKNISLDDLVDYLFYTTSVYYPHNTNISNVSKEKYKNDNKKVINNNNMYNHNMFNDDVFYEKVYSRLIINKDDIILREQNMRNIYHHYLNKIVLFLKEKLKQFEAQSFLEYFNYQNLEPQQNDITEKYSKKNDTFTFNYRIEKEEEEVKKLNELILDKQIVEPQNHLQNNISNEEFYSFVNRNDEQNQTSDKLESIDINQKGHNNLKNKDMNQKGHNNLKNKDINEKCDNFQINYINGKCNNVVKKTVHFKSLNSLIHLFYSFSFMNIFDKKKIDFYFDNLYIVINTKKKEMTAYQWLLIKDLINLSNIKNKSQWHMLLDKVHTYVNNDDELENQKFETINIDI, encoded by the coding sequence atgatttttttttatccttCCTTAAATTTctatttgtttttatttattagtATTATTGAATTTACCCTTTTATATTCCAGAGAAGTGAATAAATGGAGAGGTGCAATTTTTACGACACATAAACCTTCTTCTTctgtatataataaaagaaataaatataaaaaattatatatcttatgtaaatataattatttaaaaaatgttaagagtaaaaagaaaaagttctatgttgaaaaaattaaagatTTTGTTTCATTAATAGGAGGAGAAGTTAAAATTAATCATGGAACATTCAAAGATTGTCATGGTGTTATAttagatataaaaaaaacagaaAAAGATGAATATGAATTTCTAGTTGTAATTAATCAAAATGAGTTAGTAAAATAtccaaaaaatattttaaaaaaatttggAAAAAGTTATTGGtttaatattaaagaattacaaattcaaaaaattaaaaattctttttttaataattataataatttttataataaaaaagaacaacctcaaaataaacaagaaaataatttgaataatataaaagaacaattaaataatattcatgAAAACCTTTTGTTACAATATGGTCATGAAATAAATGGAGACGACTTTTTCATGGATCCCTTGGATGACTTCACTTCAAAAGGGGATGCACAACCAAATATTGACCTACCTATAAATAAAGACATAGAAATGGATGGTGATAAAAACATTTGtgaagatataaataaagatatagAAATGGATGGTGATAAAAACGTTTGtgaagatataaataaagacATAGAAATGGATGGTGATAAAAACATTTGTGAAGATACAAATAAAGACATAGAAATGGATGgtgataaaaatgtttgtgaagatataaataaagacATAGAAATGGATGGTGATAAAAACATTTGTGAAGATACAAATAAAGACATAGAAATGGATGGTGATAAAAACATTTGTGAAGATATACATAAAGATATCCTTACACATAATGATAAACTTGTTAAGTATTCATGTAACTacgaaataaaaaagaaaaagaaggaaaaaaaaagttgTGAGGAAATTTTTCCAAATGAAGAAATGTCTGATCTTGAATCCTTAAAAAATTGCTACATGAAAGGAGATAGAATACAGCTACGTAGTAATTTTTGTCATagtattataaaaaagatagaaaagaattatatatatgaagatttacttaatatatataaagaaaaaagacATGTTTCCAATATGGTTGTATgcttttatatattaaaacagttagtaaaaatttataattttgaaaaagatgataaatattttcatgatttatttttaaaaaaagttatacataacaatatttttgaaaccattttattagatataaaatattttttagaaaaaaaagaaatttataGAGTTGTAGATAAAACATGGTTATTATGgattttaattaaattaaatattcataaggaagaaaaatataaagaaatatttcaacacattttatgttatttagttgaatatatacattttgatattttaaaaaaattaaatacaAAAAGTTTATGTGCTATATTATGGAGTCTAGCAAAATGttcttattttaattttaaaatatataaaaaaatcttatattttttacaaaaatatatttctatattaaCTTGTCATGatatatcaaatatatattattctttgTCATTAGTAaattataaagataatttcttttttgatCTTCTTGATAAAGAaatagaaaagaaaattaacAAATTCCCTATACAAAGTcttatgaatataatatggGCTATGACAAAAAGcaaaagaaataattcttcatttaaattaataaaagataaattattatttttttcaacCAATTTAgatataagaaatattagCCTATTTTTATGGtgtttaaataaaaatcattattataaagttaatattaattttaaagGGAAAAATTTTGAACATTTAAACATTAAACAAGCTATGcaattattaattttttttaattataataaaaataaatatgtagaatatcttaaatatgtattaaactttcttttacaaaatattcATGTTTTAAATAATCAAGAAATTTGTTTTCTTACCTATTCCTTagtaaaattaaatttgttaaaaaaaacattccccaaaattaaagaacatatattacaaagaaatataaaatattttaatattatagacattaatatgttaatattatcgctaaataattcaaatatatatgataaatcCTTATTAACTTATTTATTACAATCACTAAGAAATATACTTAATCAAAATATTCATAGAactataaataataatcataataataataataataataattctcACAATGATTtattgttaaaaaaaaccttcaaagaaaaagaaaattgtACCAATTTGAATTTcattatgaaaaatttatcagagatgaaaatatatgatcaaactattcttttaaaatatgtctttttttattctaataatatcaaaaatatttccCTTGACGATCTTGttgattatttattttacaCAACATCAGTATATTATCCGCATAACACAAACATTTCAAATGTTTCAAAagagaaatataaaaatgacaataaaaaagttataaataataataatatgtacaatcataatatgtttaatgATGATGTCTTTTATGAAAAGGTATATTCCCgtttaataataaacaagGATGATATCATATTACGAGAACAAAACATGcgaaatatatatcatcactatttaaataaaattgttttatttttaaaagaaaaattaaaacaatTTGAAGCTCAATCATTTcttgaatattttaattatcAAAATCTTGAACCTCaacaaaatgatataacggaaaaatattcaaaaaaaaatgacaCCTTCACTTTTAATTATAGAATAGAAAAAGAGGAAGAAGAAGTTAAAAAACTAAACGAACTTATTTTAGATAAACAAATTGTGGAACCACAAAATcatttacaaaataatatttcgAATGAGGAATTTTATTCCTTTGTAAATAGAAATGACGAACAAAATCAAACAAGTGATAAGCTTGAAAGTATTGATATAAATCAAAAAGGTCATAATaacttaaaaaataaagatatgaACCAAAAAGGTCATAATaacttaaaaaataaggatataaatgaaaaatgtGATAACTTCcaaattaattatataaatggaAAATGTAATAATGTAGTAAAAAAAACTGTACATTTTAAATCTCTTAATTCattaatacatttattttattccttttcatttatgaatatatttgataaaaaaaaaatcgatttttatttcgataatttatatatagtaatcaatacaaagaaaaaggaaatgACAGCCTATCAGTGGCTTTTAATTAAAGACCTCATAAATttatcaaatataaaaaataaatcacAATGGCATATGCTACTCGATAAAGTTCATACATATgttaataatgatgatgaacTTGAAAACCAGAAATTCGAAACTATAAATATTGATATTTAA
- a CDS encoding leucine-rich repeat protein translates to MSNEKGDIKEHTDEEKLNVESVQNDKKENTLFDDIIPQYDYKRIRTNVINEEILIEGINKSYNLKREDIIKDFYYAKVLSLENRDIVLIQNMNLFKNLEELHLNNNFIEDLENLEELINLKILNASNNKIKKIKSLNNLHNLRELNLHNNKIERIENLSNNKKLQILILSNNYIKHMEDIIYLKCLDKLKFLNIMNNPICNIPDLQNCVMKNLINIKYFNNIILSSLKNVHKKDIYIDPNENLTFYRSSINKQNEITKNENSNPYFYIKNNCSDIENYKKNINEAYLYELTTLPDTLFDEKKQPPIFKKIVNYEQIKEIFLTDIENIHLGIIDKILLLNEDRKKCSDLFEEDVEKFISQYMLNNIEEYNKLRKRSKKVINSLHTFLDHPKEFENMMMKKCPNDYKKNIEIKNKEQINNSVIKRIEAISKSLNLNLNLNLVKDDLLNIVEDKEEENYTTDVTNICTTNNCIYVDNEKYNTIKIYIENNIKENIFFRDKLINEELMNIVSLNNLIEIFKTNISKIIKRINDNITDYFKKLDELEEKFNTQILNFFSEVKNNDHPSIVLSEDEINEYYSYKNYRSNIMNNLEDYISSSYNKAGSILIEEKKKHLFLQSRERIEEIGKIVNTFNDLFYSYLYIIRVE, encoded by the exons aTGAGTAACGAAAAAGGAGATATTAAAGAACACACtgatgaagaaaaattaaatgttGAAAGTGTTCAGAATGATAAGAAAGAAAATACTTTATTTGATGATATAATACCACaatatgattataaaagaataagaacgaatgttataaatgaagaaatattaattgaagggataaataaatcttataatttaaaaagagAAGATATTATTAAAGATTTTTATTACGCTAAAGTGTTATCCCTAGAAAATAGGGATATTGTCCTTATACAAAATATGAACCTATTCAAaa ATTTAGAGGAACTACATTTGAATAACAATTTTATAGAAGACCTTGAAAATTTAGaagaattaataaatttaaaaatattaaatgcatcaaataataaaataaaaaaaataaaaagcttaaataatttacatAACTTAAGAGAACTTAATTTacataataacaaaatagaaagaatagaaaatttaagtaataacaaaaagttacagatattaatattaagtaataattatataaaacatatggaagatattatttatttaaaatgtttggataaattaaaatttttaaatataatgaataatCCTATATGTAATATTCCAGATCTACAAAATTGTGTAATGAagaatttaataaatattaaatattttaataacattattttatcatcTCTTAAAAATGTGCacaaaaaagatatatatatagatcCCAATGAAAATTTGACATTTTATCGATCATCcataaataaacaaaacgaaataacaaaaaatgaGAATTCAAATCcatatttctatattaaaaataattgtagtgatatagaaaattataaaaaaaatataaatgaagcTTATCTATATGAATTAACAACATTACCTGATACATTGtttgatgaaaaaaaacaaccccccatttttaaaaaaattgtcAACTATGAACAAATTAAAGAAATCTTTTTAACAGATATAGAGAACATTCATTTGGGAATTAT TGATAAAATACTTCTTCTTAATGAGGATAGAAAAAAATGCTCCGACCTTTTTGAAGAAGACGTAGAAAAATTTATCTCCCAGTATATGTTAAACAATATTGAAGaatataacaaattaaGGAAAAGATCCAAAAAGGTTATAAATTCATTGCACACATTTTTGGATCATCCCAAAG aatttgaaaatatgatgatgaaaaaatgCCCTAATGATTACAAAAAGAATattgaaataaaaaataaagaacaAATTAACAACAGCGTCATTAAAAGAATTGAAGCAATTTCTAAAtctttaaatttaaatttaaatttaaatttagTTAAAGATGATTTATTAAACATTGTTGAAgataaagaagaagaaaattatacaacagatgtaacaaatatatgtactactaataattgtatttatgttgataatgaaaaatataatactattaaaatatatatagaaaataatattaaagaaaatatattttttcgtgataaattaattaatgaAGAATTAATGAATATCGTTTCTCTTAATAATCTTattgaaatatttaaaacGAACATTTctaaaattattaaaagaataaatgACAACATTACAgattattttaaaaaattagatGAACTAGAAGAAAAGTTTAATACacaaattttaaatttcttttcagaagtaaaaaataatgacCATCCATCAATTGTGTTAAG tGAAGATGAAATAAACGAATATTATTCTTACAAAAATTATCGATCtaatattatgaacaaTTTAGAGGATTACATATCAAGTAGTTACAATAAAGCTGGTAGTATTTTAAtagaagaaaagaaaaaacatttatttttacaatcAAGAGAAAGAATTGAAGAAATAGGGAAAATTGTTAATACATttaatgatttattttattcttacTTATACATAATACGTGTTGAATGa